A genomic window from Bradyrhizobium lupini includes:
- a CDS encoding acetate--CoA ligase family protein, translated as MPHPLDSFFAPASIALIGASRDHEKIPGRLLSMLRKNEYPGKIYPVNPNYAEIDGLICYKSITDIGAPVDLAIILIPARAVLAALEQCAAAGVKNAVIISSGFAEEGGESAAMQDAIAALARRTGMRISGPNAEGFFSQKQRVAATFSPAVDVKPSVVPLVATTKRIGIVAQSGGIGFAYYHRASALGIAVSYVVSAGNESDLGAGEFLDYMVQDASTDVILLFIEGIRDVDKFLAAARRAAELKKPVIVTKVGRSGAGMRAAASHTASMAGWSAAYDAVFAKYGFIVSNDLDEALTIAAVLASNPLPKGDRVAVVTVSGGAGIWGADAVALQGLQVPELSEKVQAEISALMPSYGTARNPIDVTAQGVTSGGLQKSVDVLTASDEIDAILIVLSLSSDVRKPFKEAELTPVLAAQHKPVVFYSYTVPSDFARRELAKSGVVVLSGLTYVGVAMRQLVDYATFELQRPADGAQVPARDISAQLKSPALSEADSKTLLRAAGIALPDEVLVKDKGELDDAVARVGFPVVLKIQSPDIAHKSEVGGVRVNITTKGEAFLAFEALLNNVRQHRPEAAIQGVLVCPMAKQGVEIIIGTMTDATFGPMVMVGLGGITTELFRDVVYRPAPVSAEEAGTMLARLKAAPLLTGFRGAAMADVAAVSQLIADISVLAAQHAEEIAEIELNPVLVHAERQGVTIVDALVVGRRSSLSPCGRGWLAAKRRDG; from the coding sequence ATGCCGCATCCGCTCGACAGCTTCTTTGCACCCGCCAGCATCGCGCTGATCGGTGCTTCGCGCGATCACGAGAAGATTCCGGGGCGCCTGCTGTCGATGTTGCGCAAGAACGAGTATCCCGGAAAAATCTATCCGGTGAACCCGAACTACGCCGAGATCGACGGCCTCATTTGCTACAAATCGATCACCGACATCGGCGCGCCGGTCGATCTCGCAATCATCCTCATCCCCGCCCGCGCGGTGCTCGCCGCGCTCGAACAATGCGCCGCCGCCGGCGTGAAGAACGCTGTTATCATCTCCTCCGGCTTCGCCGAGGAGGGCGGGGAGAGCGCGGCGATGCAGGACGCGATCGCGGCGCTGGCGAGGCGCACCGGCATGCGGATTTCCGGTCCGAATGCCGAAGGCTTTTTCAGCCAGAAGCAGCGCGTGGCGGCGACGTTCAGTCCCGCCGTGGACGTCAAGCCGAGCGTGGTGCCGCTGGTCGCCACGACGAAGCGGATCGGCATCGTGGCGCAGAGCGGCGGCATCGGCTTTGCGTATTATCACCGCGCCAGTGCGCTCGGCATTGCCGTGAGCTATGTCGTCAGTGCCGGCAACGAATCCGATCTCGGGGCCGGCGAGTTTCTGGATTACATGGTGCAGGACGCTTCAACGGACGTGATCCTGCTGTTCATCGAAGGCATTCGCGACGTCGACAAGTTTCTCGCGGCAGCGCGGCGCGCCGCCGAACTGAAAAAGCCTGTCATCGTCACGAAGGTCGGCCGCTCCGGCGCCGGGATGCGCGCGGCCGCCTCGCACACCGCGAGCATGGCCGGATGGTCGGCGGCCTACGACGCGGTGTTCGCCAAATATGGCTTCATCGTCTCCAACGATCTCGACGAGGCGCTGACGATCGCAGCTGTGCTTGCGAGCAATCCGTTGCCGAAAGGCGATCGCGTCGCCGTGGTCACCGTCTCCGGCGGCGCCGGCATCTGGGGCGCCGATGCCGTGGCGCTGCAAGGCTTGCAGGTGCCGGAGCTCTCCGAAAAAGTCCAGGCGGAGATCAGCGCGCTGATGCCGTCCTACGGCACCGCGCGCAACCCGATCGACGTCACGGCGCAGGGCGTGACCTCGGGCGGCTTGCAAAAGAGCGTCGATGTGCTCACCGCGTCGGACGAGATCGACGCAATCCTGATCGTGCTGTCGCTGTCGAGCGACGTCCGGAAGCCCTTCAAGGAAGCCGAGCTGACGCCGGTGCTGGCCGCGCAGCACAAGCCGGTGGTGTTCTATTCCTACACGGTACCGTCCGATTTCGCGCGGCGCGAGCTTGCCAAATCCGGCGTCGTGGTGCTCTCCGGCCTCACTTATGTCGGCGTCGCGATGCGGCAGCTCGTCGATTATGCCACCTTCGAGCTGCAGAGGCCCGCGGACGGGGCGCAAGTCCCCGCGCGGGACATCTCAGCACAGCTGAAATCGCCTGCGCTCTCGGAAGCCGACAGCAAGACATTGCTCCGCGCCGCCGGCATCGCGCTGCCGGATGAAGTGCTGGTGAAGGACAAGGGCGAGCTCGATGATGCCGTCGCCCGCGTCGGCTTTCCGGTGGTGCTGAAGATCCAGTCGCCGGACATCGCGCACAAGAGCGAGGTCGGCGGCGTGCGCGTCAATATCACCACAAAGGGCGAAGCGTTTCTGGCGTTCGAGGCGCTGCTCAACAATGTGCGCCAGCACAGGCCTGAGGCGGCCATTCAGGGCGTGCTGGTCTGCCCGATGGCGAAGCAGGGTGTCGAGATCATCATCGGCACCATGACAGACGCGACGTTCGGGCCGATGGTGATGGTGGGCCTTGGCGGCATCACGACCGAATTGTTCCGCGACGTCGTCTACCGCCCGGCGCCGGTCAGCGCAGAAGAAGCCGGCACGATGCTGGCGCGCTTGAAAGCCGCGCCGCTGCTGACGGGATTTCGCGGGGCGGCGATGGCGGATGTTGCGGCGGTGTCGCAGTTGATCGCGGACATTTCCGTGCTTGCCGCGCAACATGCAGAGGAGATCGCGGAGATCGAGCTCAACCCGGTGCTGGTGCACGCGGAACGGCAGGGCGTGACGATCGTGGACGCGCTGGTGGTGGGGCGGAGATCATCCCTCTCCCCTTGTGGGAGAGGGTGGCTCGCCGCGAAGCGGCGAGACGGGTGA
- a CDS encoding enoyl-CoA hydratase/isomerase family protein, producing the protein MSTYKDIGVETVGHVGTIEIRRPPLNFFDISLINQIADALDEFDRDIEICASVLSAQGKAFCAGANFQDPARQAQEAREADKTAKGDPADSLGAINHLYIQAVRIFRAKKPIVAAVQGAAIGGGLGLAVSADFRVTCPEARFSANFTKLGFHPGFGLTVTLPELIGKNNAELMFYTSRRVTGEEAFKWGLANELVPQDQVKAAALKLAGEIAECSPLGLVSTRATMRAGLADRVMAATNHELEEQTRLRATEDFKEGVKATEERRVANFRGR; encoded by the coding sequence ATGAGCACCTATAAAGATATCGGCGTCGAAACAGTTGGTCACGTCGGCACCATCGAGATCCGCCGCCCGCCGCTCAACTTCTTCGACATTTCGCTGATCAACCAGATCGCGGACGCACTCGACGAGTTCGATCGCGACATCGAGATCTGCGCCTCGGTGCTATCGGCCCAGGGCAAGGCGTTTTGCGCCGGCGCCAATTTCCAGGACCCGGCACGACAGGCGCAAGAGGCGCGCGAAGCCGATAAGACGGCCAAGGGCGATCCGGCCGACAGCCTCGGGGCGATCAATCATCTCTACATCCAGGCCGTGCGCATCTTCCGCGCCAAGAAGCCGATCGTCGCGGCCGTGCAGGGCGCCGCCATCGGCGGCGGACTGGGCCTCGCGGTCTCGGCGGACTTCCGGGTCACCTGCCCCGAAGCGCGCTTCTCCGCGAACTTTACAAAGCTCGGCTTTCATCCCGGCTTCGGCCTGACTGTGACGCTGCCCGAGCTGATCGGAAAGAACAACGCCGAGCTGATGTTCTACACCAGCCGCCGCGTCACCGGTGAAGAGGCCTTCAAATGGGGCCTCGCCAACGAGCTGGTGCCGCAGGACCAGGTCAAGGCGGCCGCACTGAAGCTCGCCGGTGAAATCGCCGAATGCTCCCCGCTCGGCCTCGTCTCCACCCGCGCCACGATGCGCGCTGGCCTCGCCGATCGCGTGATGGCCGCGACCAATCACGAGCTCGAGGAGCAGACCCGACTGCGCGCCACGGAAGACTTCAAGGAAGGCGTGAAGGCCACGGAAGAGCGGCGGGTCGCGAATTTCAGGGGGCGGTAG